The Amaranthus tricolor cultivar Red isolate AtriRed21 chromosome 14, ASM2621246v1, whole genome shotgun sequence DNA window ACTCTTAATTAGTTTTTGTACTTtacccactttttttttttgtaaatcatTCATCTTTGATCtgtttttgggttttgggtATTTATTATTTGGTGTTTTTTAAGTAAAGTTTGAGTCTTTCTGTGATTATTAAGTAGAAATTATTGATATAGAAGTACAGAAGTTTCTGAATAGgtgaatatatacatatatagaaggatttttattgtaatttttctgTTTGAATTGAGATTTGAGAGTGATTTGATGGAACAAGCTCACCGTTTTCATTCTATAGATCCCTCTGAATTGAGGGTTATGGGAAAAAGGGGTTTAGAATGGGATTTGAATGATTGGAAATGGGATGGTGATCTTTTTATTGCTAGACCTTCCGATTCTATACCCACAAATTTTCAAGGTCAGCAATTTATGCCTGTTCTAGCTGGGAATTCGTCGAATTGCTCCTCTTCGTGTTCTGATGGTGTTCAGTATGGTATTGATGATGGAAGGAGAGAGTTGGAGAGGAAAAGGAGGGTTATTGTTGTTGAAGAGGATGGTTTGGGGGAATCTGGTTCTTTGACCTTAAAGCTTGGTGGAAATTGCAACCCTGCCATTGATAGAGAAAGGGAAGGGGTAAATTGGGAGGGTACTAGTGGGAAAAAAGCTAAGGTGACCGGGGGTTCTTCGAATCGAGCTATTTGCCAGGTTGAGGATTGTGGGGTTGATCTTAGCAAGGCTAAAGATTATCACAGGCGTCACAAGGTTTGCGAGGTGCATTCTAAAGCTAGCCAAGCGCTTGTGGCGAATGTTATGCAGCGGTTTTGCCAACAGTGTAGTAGGTCTGTCTTTAATGATTTGTGATCATGATAGTTTCTTTGCAATGAGATTTGATTATAAGCATCTAATTGATTTGATAGAAAATGTAAAACTTTTGgtcttcaaccatcagcttaagcttttggttgaagcCCTAGAAAATGTTATATAATCTATCATGTGATTCTAACTCGTGACTTTGGTGTTACGTTGGCTTTTGATACTATAtaaaggaatcaactcaaccaaaagtttaagttgatggcTAAACTATATCATTAATGTTGTGCTATGTTTTGAACTTTGATGCTTCTTTGGCAGGTTTCATGTCCTTCAGGAATTTGATGAAGGCAAGCGAAGCTGTAGACGGCGTTTGGCTGGTCATAATAAACGACGGAGGAAAACACAACCTGAGACTGCTGTCCAGGGAAGTTCCGTAAACGATGAGCAAACTAGTAGTGTTCTCTTGATGAGCTTACTGAAAATACTCTCTGACATGCATGGTATGCATCTCACTACTTACAAATGGTGGTTGTTTTAATTTCCTATGCATCTCACCTTGAGTTATAATTTCCGTTTTTCACTTTTATCTTTTACATGTTGTAGCTCGTTTGATCATTGGACGAGTTTTCTATGCGCATATAATCTATCAActataaatattgttttaatTTCCTATGAAGGCATGTTTTAATGGCAAGACAATGTTTGTTGCAGCTAACAATAGACCGGACCAAGCAACTGATCAAGATCTCGTTGTTCAGCTTTTGAGAGGCCTCGCCAACCCTTCGCTACACATAGGGCAGGGCTTATCTGGGCTCCAACCCGAGTCACAGATGCTGCTAAATGGCGGTATAGCCAATGATAATGGACGTTCAAAAAAGATGTCAGCTTTTCTGTCAAATGATAACCGGAATCCTCCTAGAGTCATTGATCAACATGTTCCCCTGCCTGATTCCGAGATTCCAGGAAAGGGAGTATATGCAGCTGATAGCAGGGGTGTCGATATGCAGGCTGGAAGTTTGTTTCCTATAAAAGATAGCCCGCCCGGTTACTCTACAGAAGGGAGAATGAAGTTGAACAATTTTGACCTGAATGACGTATATGTCGATTCAGATGATGGTATAGAAGATTTGGAAAGGTCGCCTGTTAATGGAAACTTTGCAACTGGTTCAGTAGATTTTCCGTTATGGGCTAGGCAAGATTCACATCAGTCAAGTCCACCACAGACTAGCGGAAATTCCGATTCAGCTTCAGCCCTGTCACCTTCTAGTTCAAGTGGAGAAGCTTCGGTACGTAGCGTTTCTTAATGTTAGGAAACTCATCTTCAATCTAGTGATAAGTTTGATTCTTGCTGAATTGCCTGAGTATAGTTACGGAGTTTAGTACCTTGGTTTTATACTATGCTAATTTTTTAGCATTGCAAGGTTAAGTTTTGGTCAATAGCTTGTGAAATGAAGCATGtacttgtatgagactgtctcaccgtgagacgaggccatacaagcagcccaaatcatttatattaaaaaaaaattttaaactacaTCTAAACtttattttgaacttttttaataaattagaatTGGGTCAGCCCATATCAAGCATTCTCACTGTGAGACGGTCTTATTAAAGAATTTGTCAAAACTAAAATATGTCTTTCATTCCTTAACGTTTCAGAGTCGTACTGATCGGATTGTTTTCAAGCTATTCGGTAAAGAACCAAGTGACTTCCCTATTGTTCTGCGGGGGCAGGTAATAAGGATTTTTTAAGTTGTGAtattctatcctttttgtagaTGATGCTATTATTTTAAGCTTGGAATTTTTGTAGATCCTTGACTGGCTTGCACATAGTCCTACTGATATAGAGAGCTACATCAGACCTGGCTGtataattctaacaatttaTCTTCGGTTGACCCAGTCCTCATGGGAAGAGGTACGCTGTTATTGTTGCACCTAAGTTGATCTAATGATTCTATTGGTTAATGACGTTAACATTTTTCATTTGACTCCTTTGGCTAGCTCTGCTCTGATCTTTCATCCCGTTTAACTCATCTCTTTGACATAACTGATGACGCATTTTGGAGAACTGGATGGGTTTATGTACGAGTGCAAAATCAAATAGCTTTTGTTCACAATGGTTAGTTGTAATATTCAATTTCTCTTTAGCTTGGGCTGTCCTTCTATTATCATATTTTCAAGCACGCCTCATGTCCTGCAGGTCAGGTTGTCCTGGATACATCGGTGTCtcttgaaaataatagttgcaGCCGAATATTGAGTGTCATGCCTATAGCCGTCTCTATGGATGAACGAGCTCATTTTGAAGTTAGAGGTTTCAATCTTTCACACTCTACAACAAGGTATTTGGTGCTGAAATTTGTGGCTCCTATCTGTTCTTGCAACTGCTAGTTTCAATTACGATATTTACTCCATAAAAAGAGAGATACAAAGGTCACCTCCCATCTTTTTTTGCAGATTACTCTGTGCTATAGAAGGGAAATATCTTGATCAAGAAGTATACGAGGAACAAAGGGATGATGATTTTTCCGAGGAGGGTGATACTGAGCATGCTAATTTCTCCTGCTCTTTCCCCAACGTAACCGGTAGAGGGTTTATCGAGGTATTATATGTTCTTGTTACTGAATCATTGCAGGAAACTCTCTTTCTGAGGATCTTTTTTGTGTCGAGGGACTATTGGCCGCATCCTCTTTTATGGGTATCGGTTGCTGCCTTCCTTACCTCTTTAgatcctgatcatagtttcctATGGGCAGGATACACTGGAtacgatgataatgatgatgagatctttttatcttttactATTGTATATCATGATTGGTCATCCGAGTGTCAAGGGTTGGTCACGGGTTCTTGATATAAAGTGAAGAGTTCTGATAAGAAAGGAAGAGGGTGATAGCCGATAGGTTTAGCCTTATTTGTCATATTGGCATGATAATGTACTAATATAGTGGCACAAGTTGATCTGTCCAGTTATGTATTTGATCAGAAAATCTACCGTGTATATTCAATGGCAATGTGGTAATCTTAAAACATGTCTTTATTCATAAACTCTTGATGCTTTCTACGATTAGAAGCTCTTCGAGAAACTCGCTTTTTAGAGATAACACATATCTTGATTTTTGGAAATAGGTTGAAGATCTCGGCCTCAGCAGCAGTTTCTTTCCTTTCATAGTTGCAGAAAAGGATGTTTGCTCCGAAATTCGGACACTGGAGAGTGTGCTCGAACTGAAAAATTCCGATCAAGATGCATACGAAGCAAATAAGAACATAGAATCCTGGCGTCAGGCCATGGATTTCATACACGAGATGGGCTGGCTTCTTCATAGAAGCCACATGAAATCTAGGTTGGCAGACCTAGATCCTAGCACTGTCGTATTTTCTTTTAGACGGTATAAATGGCTCATGGACTTCTCCATGGACCATGATTGGTGTGCTGTTGTTAAGAAACTTTTGGACGTTTTGGTTGCTGGAACTGTGGGATCAGGGGAACACCCGTCTCTTAAGGTTGCGTTGTCAGAAATGGGTCTACTTCACCGAGCCGTCCGTAGAAATTCTAGGTCAATGGTGGAGCTGCTTTTGCGATATGTTCCTGCGACTTTGTCTGAAGAATTCACGTCAGTTGCCGATAGTAGCCAAGGGAAGTTTTTGTTTCGGCCAGATGCTCAAGGACCTGGCGGTTTGACACCACTTCATGTTGCAGCTGGCCGAGATGGCTCCGAAGATGTACTCGATGCTCTAATAGATGACCCTGGAAAGGTGCGATGCAAAATTCTtctatcttttttaaaaattaccgACGGTTCATAATTTCTATCTATAATGATTTCGCACTTAATGTGTTCGGTTTTGTTTAGATTGGAATCGACACATGGAAGAATTCTCGGGATAGCACAGGGGCTACACCCGAGGATTATGCTCGTCTACGGGGGCACTACTCTTACATACATGTCGTCCAGAGGAAAATGCCCCGTAATTCAGCATCAGGGCATGTGGTGCTCGATATCCCTGGAGAACCATCGGTTGCTGCTCCGAAGCATGATGGGGCAGTGAGCTTCGAGATTGGAAGAAGTGCATCGTTTGCCTTGAATCAGAACTGCAAGATGTGTGATCATAAAAAGATGTTGGCGTATTACGGAAGAAGTACAAAGACATCTCTAGCGTACAGGCCTCTAATGCTGTCGATGGTTGGTATCGCGGCAGTGTGCGTGTGTGTGGCTCTTCTTTTCAAGAGCATGCCTAACGTCGTCTGTCTTTTCCAACCCTTCCGATGGGAATTGCTTAATTACGGCTCCAGTTGATCTTCCATCGAACGTTAAGAGGCCTTTTGTATctgtaatttatattttgtaatgtgtatttgtatttgtatttgtatttgtattatGTAGTTGAAACTCCAGTACTAGAAGTCAGTGCTAGAACAGAGAGCATTATGGTTAGTAAACTAGTAATGACTAATGACTGTATCTGATGGATATGTAACTCTTATAAGCCCTTTTTCTTCAAGTACTCTCGGATTAAGactacttttttatttattcatacTGCTAAAGTCTTCATCCAAACAATTTCGAACATGAACCGCACTTGATCATCGTGAGAAATCGACACTAATAGGGATTCTCGGGAGTTCTTCATACACTGCCTTCAACTTACTTCGAGACTGGGGACTTGTTCGTCTTGAAACGTTCTAACATCGACACGTGAAAAATTTACCCTTATTAGACGGTCGTAGATTGTTAACTAAGTTTCATccgaaataaaaatattgaatacCATAATGTGAAATTGTAACCGATATTTTTTATGTCAATATTATTGGTCGGAACTCGGAAGTATTTTAGTGAGTGttggtaaataaaaaatatgaattaGAACTAGTAATGTCATTTCAAATATTCATCGATTACCCCTTGAGCAAACTCAATATCCCTCTCCGTCAATAGAGATCAAAAGAATGGTAGAATTCTTGTGGGTTTTGAGTACGATATTATGGGTcgattcaaaattttaattcttatatttACGTAAATTTCTTAACAAgctgtttcatttttatttgcGAGTGTTTTTTTATCGAGTTTGATCATAGTTGATTTCAATGGATTTGATCAAGTTAGAACTTAAAGAGTCCAAGGGGATGCCATTGGTATTGGTTTTATATACgtttatgtatttatttataattatatattccCCTTTATTCAATGATAATAAgctatgaaaattgaaaatattcttataatacaaaataagatGTTCTAACttctaacaaaaaaaaactctcCGCAACTCAAGGTAAATggataattctttaacaaaaaaaatagcaCTAAAAATGGTGAACCACGTATGAATAATGTAATAGTAGCAAATTTTTTGTTTGAGGTTAGGAAAAACATAGGATGAGAGATAATCAAGGGATATTCAAATTAAGTAATCTATTTCTTATTCCTAGAAAATTTACCAATATAAAAACTTAGATtgcataaaaatatttttaagtttcatataaaataaataattacaaaataaacaCGGAGTCGAGAGAGATAGAGGGGCAAAAGAACTCTCATTTCTCTAGTTCTTTGTTATATGAATTAATAAATCAGTTTTATAtacactgatcataaaaataaaaataaaaaagaaaaagttgaaTAAGtataaaaagagagaaaatggGGGGAAAGGTGGTAGTATCAGTGATATCCATTATTTTGGTTGTAGGGGTTGTAATAGGAGTTGTTGCAGCAGTTCACAAAGGAAAGAGTGATAATCACAACAATGGAGGTAACAACGATGAGAATTTGTCGTCTTCAATGAAAACGGTGAATACATTGTGCGGTCCTGCTACGTTCAAGGATGCGTGCATTAAGAGCCTAGGTAGTGTCGCACAAAACCAAAGTGCGACACCACATGACTATGTTAAAGCCGGGATGAAGTTAGCTTTGGATGAAATTATGAAGGCGACAAATCTTACTGATACCCTTGTTTCCAAAGCGAATTCGACTAAGAAACCCGAACAAACTAACATGGCTATTGATAGTTGCAAGAATTTGTTTGATCTTGCGACTGATAGACTTGATGGGGCTATTAAGCAAGTACAAGATCCTACAATATATAAAGATCAGGATTTAGTATGGAGTCTTCGTGTTTGGCTTAGCGATGTTATCACATTTGCTAATAGTTGTGCAGACGAATTTGGTGAAGCCGAAGCTCTTGATCTACAAAAAACGATGCAAGATGGCGTTTTGAATGCTACCGAGCTTACAGTTAGTATGTTAGATATTGTTACTTCATTCAATGAAGCACTTTCTGAATTAGACCTTTCGGTAAATGCCTCTAAACTGGTAGACAAACTAAATGTTACTAGTATTACTCCTAGTCGACGCCTTCTTGGCTTGGCTAATGTCGATAATGAGGGTTTTCCGACATGGTTATCTGCCTCAGATCGTAAGCTTTTAGGCGAGGGGAAGAATGGTGTTAAGAAgaataagaacaaaaaaaagaagggtCATAAGAAAGGTAAAGGAAAGGGTATTACAGCTGGTGCTGTGTTTGGTGTTGTAGCAACCGGAGCTGTTGCAGCGCCTGCTGTCGTACCTGGAATGAAGCCTAACGCGGTTGTCGCTTTGGATAATAGTGGACAATTCAAATCCATTGCGGCCGCTGTTAACGCGCATCCGGGTAAGGGACTAGTAGGTAGATATGTAATCTATGTTAAGGCGGGAATCTATAAAGAAGAAGTTATAATAGGCAAGCAACATAACAACATTTTCATGTATGGAGATGGGCCTACGAAAACAATTGTGACAGGCGATAAAAGTTTCCTTAAGGGTGTACAAACATCTAAAACTGCTCCGGTCCAAGTAGAAGGATTCGGGTTTTTCTGTAAGGATATGGGTTTCCAAAACACAGCGGGTCCACAAGGACATCAAGCAGTAGCTCTAAGAGTAAATGGGTTACAAGCAGTGTTCCAAAACTGTTTCTTTGACGCTTACCAAGACACTTTATATGCACAAGGCGGATCCCAATTTTTCCGCGATTGTCAGATTTCAGGAACTGTTGATTTCATATTCGGAAATGGTGCAACATTAATCCAAAACAGTAAGATTGTCGTAAGACAAGGTAGTCCCGGACAACAAAATTTGGTAACAGCACAAGGAGGATTAGCAGCAAATGAAGCAACAGGGATTGTTATACAAGGATGTGAGATCCTACCAGGAAAAGATCTTTTCCCAAACCGGCTAAAGACAAAAACTTATTTAGGTCGTCCATGGAAAGCTTTTGCAAAAACTGTATTCATGGAGACTCTAATGGGCGATCTTATTCAACCAGACGGGTATTTTCAATGGCAATCACCCGAAGGAAAGAACAACCACTTGAACGCTTTTTATGGCGAGTATCTTAACCGTGGTCCTGGTTCCAACTTCAATCTTAGGGTTAAATGGCCTCATGTAAAACTTCTAAGTAAGCCTGAGGCACAAAAATACTCAGGTGGTGTGTTTTTAAGAGGTGCTACATGGGGTACTGGTGTGCCAATCAATCCTAATGTTGCTTAAGCCTTACATTTTAGAATACACataattttacttttacttttttttttagaatacaCATTGTTTGAATAAATctaaaaaacattattttggATAACAAAACACTCTTGAATAATTATTGTCTCATCAACTATATGAATAAAATCAAGACATCTATGAAATATAAGCTTGTTTATTTCTTAGCATTATCTATTTGGTTTTTACATATGCAAGAAATTCTTTTAAAGAAGAGAGAATCAATCATCTGGTGGTTTAGTAATTGAAATCCGAGTGCAATTTTACCACAAGAACATTGCAATTTTGGTGCGATTCGGTCTTTAAttctattaaaaatatttgttcaTTAGAGTCGCAATCGTTGGCCATAGTCGCTAGCTAAGTCAGCAAGAAACAAGGAGAAGAACAAAccaacaaaaatcaaaactaaatgcATAATACACCCAAATATAAGATACTCATTCCCTACAACAATACTAAAACCTTAATCACACAAGTCAGCTACACAAACCAATATATCAGTTCCAATAGTCGTCCACATAACTTGAACCAGATGCTCCTCTTATAGCTCCGGCCAACGATTATCTGGAGAGTTGCACGTGATATTCAAATACGATGATAGATGATATACACATAATATTTCGCTGCCCAAACTATTCATAAATCATAAGGTGAAATCTATAGATCAAGTTGTATAAACATTACATCCATTGATAGGAACATACATTTTATCGTATGTAGGACCAAAACCTCAGCAACAAGGTCATAAATATAGTCTATACGACGAGTAATGCCAGGAAAATCGAGGCGCAGAGGATACCTTTGTACAGTTATTCACAAGGTAAAGTTATGTATCAAAAAGAATACAAATTTACTGATTGCGGCGATTATTTATCAATTCTGAGGTGATTGCAGAGATATCCAAGTTCAGGCCGAGCATCCATCCATGACGAGAATGTCGTCTCAGCTGCAGAAGTACAATACAGATACGACCTGAACGTTATCAGAAAGAAGTACCTCCTGCAGTGGATAGAGATAATTAGTCAGAAGTGATTCGGGAAGTAAATTTTTGCCGTCTTCCATCCCTCCCCAGAGCTTGATCATGGtttctatgagcgagatacactgGGTGCGACGATGATGATTCTGGAAGTAAATTTGTGCAGAAACATACAAAATTGTAAACTAGCAGTTTTTGCGTTTTCGAAATAAGAGAAATGCGGGATGGACAGTAGATATGTACACAATTGAAGCGCCAATTTTCAAGAATTATTAAACACAGAAACCAGATGACAAAGCATAAACCATAGGAAAGCCAAGGCTACAATTCCATCAATATGAGGTCCGCTAAATGAACCAGTAAGGGCAGACCTTTGTTAAGGCCTATAGAGCTCGACCCTCCAAAAATTTC harbors:
- the LOC130800277 gene encoding pectinesterase 4-like, which translates into the protein MGGKVVVSVISIILVVGVVIGVVAAVHKGKSDNHNNGGNNDENLSSSMKTVNTLCGPATFKDACIKSLGSVAQNQSATPHDYVKAGMKLALDEIMKATNLTDTLVSKANSTKKPEQTNMAIDSCKNLFDLATDRLDGAIKQVQDPTIYKDQDLVWSLRVWLSDVITFANSCADEFGEAEALDLQKTMQDGVLNATELTVSMLDIVTSFNEALSELDLSVNASKLVDKLNVTSITPSRRLLGLANVDNEGFPTWLSASDRKLLGEGKNGVKKNKNKKKKGHKKGKGKGITAGAVFGVVATGAVAAPAVVPGMKPNAVVALDNSGQFKSIAAAVNAHPGKGLVGRYVIYVKAGIYKEEVIIGKQHNNIFMYGDGPTKTIVTGDKSFLKGVQTSKTAPVQVEGFGFFCKDMGFQNTAGPQGHQAVALRVNGLQAVFQNCFFDAYQDTLYAQGGSQFFRDCQISGTVDFIFGNGATLIQNSKIVVRQGSPGQQNLVTAQGGLAANEATGIVIQGCEILPGKDLFPNRLKTKTYLGRPWKAFAKTVFMETLMGDLIQPDGYFQWQSPEGKNNHLNAFYGEYLNRGPGSNFNLRVKWPHVKLLSKPEAQKYSGGVFLRGATWGTGVPINPNVA
- the LOC130800312 gene encoding squamosa promoter-binding-like protein 1, giving the protein MEQAHRFHSIDPSELRVMGKRGLEWDLNDWKWDGDLFIARPSDSIPTNFQGQQFMPVLAGNSSNCSSSCSDGVQYGIDDGRRELERKRRVIVVEEDGLGESGSLTLKLGGNCNPAIDREREGVNWEGTSGKKAKVTGGSSNRAICQVEDCGVDLSKAKDYHRRHKVCEVHSKASQALVANVMQRFCQQCSRFHVLQEFDEGKRSCRRRLAGHNKRRRKTQPETAVQGSSVNDEQTSSVLLMSLLKILSDMHANNRPDQATDQDLVVQLLRGLANPSLHIGQGLSGLQPESQMLLNGGIANDNGRSKKMSAFLSNDNRNPPRVIDQHVPLPDSEIPGKGVYAADSRGVDMQAGSLFPIKDSPPGYSTEGRMKLNNFDLNDVYVDSDDGIEDLERSPVNGNFATGSVDFPLWARQDSHQSSPPQTSGNSDSASALSPSSSSGEASSRTDRIVFKLFGKEPSDFPIVLRGQILDWLAHSPTDIESYIRPGCIILTIYLRLTQSSWEELCSDLSSRLTHLFDITDDAFWRTGWVYVRVQNQIAFVHNGQVVLDTSVSLENNSCSRILSVMPIAVSMDERAHFEVRGFNLSHSTTRLLCAIEGKYLDQEVYEEQRDDDFSEEGDTEHANFSCSFPNVTGRGFIEVEDLGLSSSFFPFIVAEKDVCSEIRTLESVLELKNSDQDAYEANKNIESWRQAMDFIHEMGWLLHRSHMKSRLADLDPSTVVFSFRRYKWLMDFSMDHDWCAVVKKLLDVLVAGTVGSGEHPSLKVALSEMGLLHRAVRRNSRSMVELLLRYVPATLSEEFTSVADSSQGKFLFRPDAQGPGGLTPLHVAAGRDGSEDVLDALIDDPGKIGIDTWKNSRDSTGATPEDYARLRGHYSYIHVVQRKMPRNSASGHVVLDIPGEPSVAAPKHDGAVSFEIGRSASFALNQNCKMCDHKKMLAYYGRSTKTSLAYRPLMLSMVGIAAVCVCVALLFKSMPNVVCLFQPFRWELLNYGSS